DNA from Aquaspirillum sp. LM1:
CCCGGCGCGGACGATCTGGACGTGATCAAGGGCGACAAAAAGGGCGTGGGCTATATCGACACGCCAATGGACTACTGCTGGGAAAACCAGAAAATTGCCCTGAAGCCGGGCAGCCAGGTGTATATCACCACCGATGGCATCATCGACCAGATTGGTGGCCCCAAACAGATTTCGTTTGGCAAGAAGCGGCTGAAAAAAGTGATCATGGACGCTGCCAAGCAGCCAATGAGCGAACAAAAAGAGCACATCATGCAGGCATTTTACAAATACCAGGGCGACAACCGCCGGCGTGATGATGTGAGTATTTTTGGTTTCCGCATCGACTGAGCCGGTTTTCTGCGCAGGTGGGCCAGCCCACCTGTCATCTTGCTGTCATCTTTATTTAATCATTTATAGGCATACTTGACATGACCGAGCACACCCTGCGAGTGAATGACATGTTGCAAAGCGAAATCAACAGTTTCCGCGAGCTGGAAAAAAAATGCAGCGTGATTTTTTACTACTCCGGACTGTTTTCGCAAAACATTGTTGCTGCCATGGCAGAAGCACTGAAACACCGCCTGGCGCACAGCGGTAATAAATCCACCTCCCAGCGCAAGGTGTTTTCCACCTTTATCGAGATGGCACAAAACGTGATTCACTACTCAGCCGATGGACTGAGCGAAGCCGAGCAGCGCAATCACGAACTGCGCCACGGTGCGGTATGGATTGGCGAAAGCGACAACAAGTTTTTCATTGTCTGCGGCAATCCGGTAGACATCAATCAGGTTGAGCGGATGCGCCACAAGCTGGATGCCCTGCAAACCATGTCGCAGGAAGAAATCAAGGCGGCCTACAAAACCCAGCTGCGCAATGAAACCGAAGCTACCAGCAAGGGGGCCGGTCTGGGTTTCCTCACCGTGGCCCGCGACGCCTCCGAACCGATCGAGTTTCATTTTGACGATCAGCCCGACGGTAAAACGGCCATGTTCTACCTCAAAGCGAAGTTTTGATCCACGCTTGCTGCCCAAGAGTTCCCCATTATGGAAAACCTGTACATCCCGGCTACCCCCAGTGAACCAGAAGTCGATTTCCGCTTTGACAGCCACAGCCTGACGCTGAAAGGCGAATCGTTTCCGGAAAACGCCGCCGCGTTTTACGTACCTATCATTGCCGCAGTGGAAAGCTACCTGGCTGGCCGCAGCGACACTACCATTCAGGTCAATGTCACCCTGGCATATTTCAACAGCTCCAGCACCAAAATGCTGTTTTCCCTGTTTGAAATTCTCAATAATGCCGTGCTGGCCGGTAATGTGGTGATTCTCAACTGGCTGTACGACGAAGACGACGACACCATTCTGGAATTTGGCCAGGAAATTGCCGACGATTTTGCCGCGCTGGAGTTTCGCCCGCAGCCGCTGGCGTAATGCCTGGCGGGTACCCTGCCCCTCGCCTGCCGTCGCCCTCAGCGCCGATAAGGGCGACGGCAGGTACTGCGCCACCCCTCTTATTCATACCTCCCCCGCCTGAGCCCAAGGGCCATGCGCCCGCCGCTACACCACGCACGACGCCAGCCATGGCGCGATAAAACCCGTGCATCCCACCCTTGGCTGCGCCACAATGCGGTTTTTCTGTATTCACCCTGTCTGCCATGTCCGATTTGCCCGTCTTGCGTCCCGATTGGCCTGCCCCCGCCCAGGTTCACGCCCTGAGCACCACCCGTGTCGGTGGCGTCAGCCAGCCGCCATATGCCAGCCTGAATCTGGGTCAGCATGTGGGGGATGACCCGGTTGCTGTCACGGAAAACCGCGCCCGCCTGCGCCAGCTGCTGCCGGCAGCGCCGGTGTGGCTGAATCAGGTGCATGGCGTGCAGGTGGTTGACGCCGCACAGGTAAAGGGCGTGCCCGACGCTGACGCCAGTGTCAGCCGCCAGCCCGGTGTGGTGTGTGCGGTGATGACCGCAGACTGCTTGCCGGTGTTGTTCACCGACCGCGCGGGCAGCGTGGTGGCTGCCGCCCATGCCGGCTGGCGTGGGCTGCTGGCCGGTGTGCTGGAAGCCACGCTGGATGCCATGGCCTGCCCCCCCGGCGAAGTGCTGGCCTGGCTGGGGCCGGCCATCAGTTGCGATGCCTTTGAAGTGGGGGCCGAGGTGCGGGAGGCATTTGTCAGCCAGCACGCCAGTGCCGCCAGTGCCGCCAGCGCCTTCAGCCCGCTGCCCGACGGCAAGTTTCTGGCCGACCTGCCACAGCTGGCCCGCCAGCGCCTGAACCGCGCCGGTGTGCCCAGCACCCACTGCTTTGGCGGCGAGGTCTGTACGGTGATTGAACGTGAACAGTTTTTTTCCTACCGGCGCGATGGCGTTACCGGTCGCATGGCCAGCGCCATCTGGCTGGCCTGAGATGAAAGGGCTCCCATGGGCGTAAAAGCCATTGTCACCGGCCACAGCCGTGGGCTGGGTGCGGCGATTGTTGACACCTTGCTGGCGCGCGCCATTCCCGTGCTGGGCCTGGCCCGCCATTGCCACCCCAGCTCCGACCCCCGCCTGAGCCAGCACACGCTCGACCTGGCCAACCCGCAGGCGCTGGCCGAATGGCTGGCCGACAGCCATCTGAAGGATTTTCTGGCTGATGCCAGCCAGGCGCTGCTGATCAACAACGCCGGCCAGGTGCAGCCGATTGCCCCGGTAGGCCAGCAAAGTGCCGCAGAAATCATCCAGGCGGTGAGCCTGAACGTCACTGCACCGCTCTTGCTGAGCAATGCCTTTGTAGCCGCCTGCCCGCATTGTGCCGACCGTCGTCTGCTGCATGTCTCCAGCGGCGCGGCGCGGCATGCCTATCCGGGCTGGAGTGTGTACTGCGCCAGCAAATCGGCGCTGGACCGCCATGCCCAGGCGCTGGCCGAAGAAAACCAGCCCGGCGTGCGCGTGGTCAGCCTGGCACCCGGTGTGGTGGATACCGACATGCAGGCCGATATTCGCGCCAGCGCGCTGGAAAATTTTCCACTGCGCCACCGTTTTGACGCGCTGAAGGCCGAAGGCCGGCTGTCCAGCCCGCACGATACCGCCTGGCAACTGGTGGACGCGCTGCTGCATCCGGGTTTTGGCGAGGTGGTGCTGGCGGATGTGCGCCAGCATTAAGAAAACGCGGCAAAAGCCTGTTCCCGTGACAGTACGGGGGCAGGCTTTTGATTTTTATGGGTTTTTGGCTTTTTGCGGAAACGGTTTTTCTGAATCAATCAGCGCGGTCGGTTAAACAAGACACGCGCCAAGTGCGTCAATACGCAGCCTTACACCGCCGCTGCCTGATGCGCCTGCTGGTCAGCATGGTAGGACGAACGCACCAGCGCGCCCACTGCCGCATGGCGAAAACCCATGGCGTAGGCCTGCTGTTCGAACTGCTTGAACATATCCGGATGGACATAGCGCAGCACTGGCAGGTGGGCGGTGGCGGTGGGTTGCAGGTACTGGCCGATGGTCAGCATGTCGATGTCGTGGGCGCGCATGTCGCGCATCACTTCCAGCACTTCTTCATCGGTTTCGCCCAGGCCCACCATGATGCCGGACTTGGTGGCCACGTCCGGGTTGCGCGCCTTGTACTGCTTGAGCAGGTCCAGCGAATGCTGGTAGTCGGCACCCGGGCGGGCTTGTTTGTACAGGCGCGGCGCGGTTTCCAGATTATGGTTCATCACGTCTGGTGGGGTGGCACTGAGGATGTCCAGCGCAATATCCAGCCGGCCACGGAAATCTGGCACCAGCACTTCAATCTTGGTGTTGGGCGACAGTGCGCGCACTTCGCGGATGCAGTCGGCAAAATGGCCTGCGCCGCCGTCGCGCAGGTCGTCGCGGTCCACGCTGGTGATCACCACGTATTTCAGCCGCAGCGCTGCCACGGTTTCTGCCAGATGGCGTGGCTCGTTGGCGTCCAGCGGGTTGGGGCGGCCATGGCCCACGTCGCAGAACGGGCAGCGCCGGGTGCAGATGTCGCCCATGATCATGAAGGTGGCGGTGCCGCTGCTGAAGCATTCGCCAATATTCGGGCAACTGGCTTCCTCACAGACGGTGTGCAGCTTTTGTTCGCGCAGGATCTCTTTAATCTCGGTAAACCGGGTGCCGGACGGCGACTTGACCCGGATCCATTCCGGTTTTTTCAGTCTTTCGTCCAGTTGCACCACCTTGATCGGGATGCGGGCAGTCTTGGCTTCGCCCTTGAGTTTGACGCCCTGTGTGTTGTCGATTTTCATGTTGTCTCCAGGTGGGGTGCAGTCAGGTGCTGCAGCAGGTGTGGCAGCAGGCGTTCGGCCACGGCGTCCACATCCAGCGCCACGCCCTGCTCGCGCAGTTGGGTAACGCGCAGGCCGCTGTAACCGCAGGGGTTGATCCAGCTGAACGGGGTGAGGTCCATGTCCACGTTCAGGCTCAGACCGTGGTAGGTGGCGTGGTTGCGGATGCGCAGGCCCAGCGAGGCAATTTTGGCCCCATCCACATACACGCCAGGGGCGTCCACGTCGCCATTGCCGCTGATGCCGAATTCGGCCAGCAGGTCGATCACCGCCTGCTCGATATGGCGTACCAGCTCACGCACGCCCAGGCCCAGGCGCTTGAAGTCGATCAGCAGATACACCACCAGCTGGCCAGGGCCGTGATAGGTGATCTGGCCGCCCCGGTCGGTTTTCACCAGCGGAATGGCGGTGGCGCACAGCAGGTGCTCGGGCTTGCCGGCCAGGCCCAGGGTGTACACCGGCGGGTGCTGTACCAGCCACAGTTCGTCGGGGGTGTGTTCGTCGCGGGCGTCGGTGAACGCCTGCATGGCCCGCCAGGTGGGTTCGTAGTCCACCAGGCCCAAGTGTTTGATCTGCATAGAGCGTTCCGCCGCGCAGGCTGTTGAAGTAGGGTGAAGGGTCAGAACACCATCTTGACCATCGGATGGCCGGTCAGCGCCCGGTACAAGTCGTCCAGCTGGGCTTGCGACTGGGCCTGGACGGTGACGGTGACGGCCAGATAGGTGCCGGCGCTGCTTTCGCGCACCACCAGGTCGACTTCTTCAAAGTCGGGGGCATGCACGCGGGTGACTGCCACCATGGTGGGGGCAAATTCCGGGTGTTTGTGGCCCATGATCTTGATGGGAAAGCGACAGGGAAATTCCAGCACGGGGGTGGCGGGTGGGGTATTGGCCATGGCTGCCTCAATAACGCATCAGGGCGGCCAAAACCGACCGCCCGAATAAAGGGTTAAGGCCCGAAACGGGCATGGCGCTAAACATGCGCCCATTTGGTCAAAATTTCAATATCGAACAGGTCATGTTCTGAATAACACTTTTTATGGCAGGGTATCTGTGGACTGCGCTGCGCGCAGGCGTGATTAAAGCAAGAATGCGTCTCGCGCCCGCCTGACTTTCTTTGTATCGACAAAGTAAAGTCAGCAAAGAAAACGACCCCAGCCGCCGCGCCCTACCGCGTCATTCCCGCGAAGGCGGGAATCCAGGCCGCGCCACAGCGTGCGCTGTGGGCGTTGAGCGTTGTCGGATAGTCAGCGCGCTGTGGATGCCTCTGGGTTCCCGCCTGCGCGGGAACGACACGTCAGGTGAAACGCATGCCAAAAGCGGTCTAGCTGCCAGTCATTTGGTTCATATCATCGTGACTGGCTACTAGGCTGACCGACTGGCGGTTAAAGCAGGGCTACTTGATCATCATCTTGATCGAATCCACCAACCGCCCCAGCGCGCCAGCCTCGGCCACTGCCGCCAGCGCCACCACCGGCTGCTGCACCAGCACCTTGCCATCCAGCGTCAGCGTCAGCTGGCCAATCTGCTGACCGGCCTTGATTGGGGCCACCAGATAGGCCGGCGTGTTCAGCTTGGCCTGAATCCGCCCGGTACTGCCCTTGGGCACGGTGGCGTAAATATCGCGGCCAAAACCAATGTTCAGCTGGCTGGCCTCGCCCTTGTATACCGTCAGGCTGGAAACCGGTTTGTTGGCAGCATACAGCTTGGGTGCTTCAAAAAACTGCAGGCCGTAGTTCAGCAGCTTGCCGCTTTCCGTTGCCCGCGCTTCCGGGCTGGCCGTGCCCACCACCACCGATACCACCCGGCGGCCATCAATCCGTGCCGAGGCAATCAGGTTATAGCCGGCAGCGTCGGTGTAGCCGGTTTTCATCCCGTCCACTTTCGGGTCGCGGTACAGCAGCAGATTGCGGTTGGGCTGGGTGATATTGTTATAGCGGAATTCCTTCATCGAATAAATCGGGTAGAACTCCGGGAAATCCCGAATCACCGCATTGGCCAGCGTACTCAGATCACGCACCGTGGTGTAGTGCTGTT
Protein-coding regions in this window:
- a CDS encoding SiaB family protein kinase, which gives rise to MTEHTLRVNDMLQSEINSFRELEKKCSVIFYYSGLFSQNIVAAMAEALKHRLAHSGNKSTSQRKVFSTFIEMAQNVIHYSADGLSEAEQRNHELRHGAVWIGESDNKFFIVCGNPVDINQVERMRHKLDALQTMSQEEIKAAYKTQLRNETEATSKGAGLGFLTVARDASEPIEFHFDDQPDGKTAMFYLKAKF
- a CDS encoding DUF1987 domain-containing protein: MENLYIPATPSEPEVDFRFDSHSLTLKGESFPENAAAFYVPIIAAVESYLAGRSDTTIQVNVTLAYFNSSSTKMLFSLFEILNNAVLAGNVVILNWLYDEDDDTILEFGQEIADDFAALEFRPQPLA
- the pgeF gene encoding peptidoglycan editing factor PgeF; protein product: MSDLPVLRPDWPAPAQVHALSTTRVGGVSQPPYASLNLGQHVGDDPVAVTENRARLRQLLPAAPVWLNQVHGVQVVDAAQVKGVPDADASVSRQPGVVCAVMTADCLPVLFTDRAGSVVAAAHAGWRGLLAGVLEATLDAMACPPGEVLAWLGPAISCDAFEVGAEVREAFVSQHASAASAASAFSPLPDGKFLADLPQLARQRLNRAGVPSTHCFGGEVCTVIEREQFFSYRRDGVTGRMASAIWLA
- a CDS encoding SDR family oxidoreductase; protein product: MGVKAIVTGHSRGLGAAIVDTLLARAIPVLGLARHCHPSSDPRLSQHTLDLANPQALAEWLADSHLKDFLADASQALLINNAGQVQPIAPVGQQSAAEIIQAVSLNVTAPLLLSNAFVAACPHCADRRLLHVSSGAARHAYPGWSVYCASKSALDRHAQALAEENQPGVRVVSLAPGVVDTDMQADIRASALENFPLRHRFDALKAEGRLSSPHDTAWQLVDALLHPGFGEVVLADVRQH
- the lipA gene encoding lipoyl synthase, which translates into the protein MKIDNTQGVKLKGEAKTARIPIKVVQLDERLKKPEWIRVKSPSGTRFTEIKEILREQKLHTVCEEASCPNIGECFSSGTATFMIMGDICTRRCPFCDVGHGRPNPLDANEPRHLAETVAALRLKYVVITSVDRDDLRDGGAGHFADCIREVRALSPNTKIEVLVPDFRGRLDIALDILSATPPDVMNHNLETAPRLYKQARPGADYQHSLDLLKQYKARNPDVATKSGIMVGLGETDEEVLEVMRDMRAHDIDMLTIGQYLQPTATAHLPVLRYVHPDMFKQFEQQAYAMGFRHAAVGALVRSSYHADQQAHQAAAV
- the lipB gene encoding lipoyl(octanoyl) transferase LipB encodes the protein MTLHPTSTACAAERSMQIKHLGLVDYEPTWRAMQAFTDARDEHTPDELWLVQHPPVYTLGLAGKPEHLLCATAIPLVKTDRGGQITYHGPGQLVVYLLIDFKRLGLGVRELVRHIEQAVIDLLAEFGISGNGDVDAPGVYVDGAKIASLGLRIRNHATYHGLSLNVDMDLTPFSWINPCGYSGLRVTQLREQGVALDVDAVAERLLPHLLQHLTAPHLETT
- a CDS encoding YbeD family protein, with translation MANTPPATPVLEFPCRFPIKIMGHKHPEFAPTMVAVTRVHAPDFEEVDLVVRESSAGTYLAVTVTVQAQSQAQLDDLYRALTGHPMVKMVF
- a CDS encoding D-alanyl-D-alanine carboxypeptidase family protein, translating into MNTPLSFVVAAALVLPSLSFANPAPASFVPPPPDIAGKAYFLNDFNSQQLIAVRDPDLRVEPASLTKLMTAYLTFKALREKRLTLEQTLLVSAKGWKTEGSRMFLDPKTPVTVSDLIRGMIVQSGNDACVTLAEAIAGSEEVFGQLMTREARRLGMNGTHFVNSTGLPGQQHYTTVRDLSTLANAVIRDFPEFYPIYSMKEFRYNNITQPNRNLLLYRDPKVDGMKTGYTDAAGYNLIASARIDGRRVVSVVVGTASPEARATESGKLLNYGLQFFEAPKLYAANKPVSSLTVYKGEASQLNIGFGRDIYATVPKGSTGRIQAKLNTPAYLVAPIKAGQQIGQLTLTLDGKVLVQQPVVALAAVAEAGALGRLVDSIKMMIK